Part of the Bombus huntii isolate Logan2020A chromosome 10, iyBomHunt1.1, whole genome shotgun sequence genome, tcCATAAGCAGGTACAAATAAACTAATAATCTTAATCGCGTAACTTTCGACGCATCTCTGCGTACACGAATATTACACGAATGATATACCCTTTGTGTCGTATCTCACTAGCAGCGATGTATTAAGATTAATTTCTAAACTCTAGACTCCGTCGTTATTATATTAGGGCTATACAATGCCAACAAAAGGGATGATGGTATAAATAATCTTCGTAGGCAATCCGTATGGGATAACCTTCACCCATCCTAAAATATATAGGATTGATGTCCGTGACAAAAAAATCATACAAAAAATCAATTGGCGGAATCAGACGCTCACGCTAATAATTAATGGGACCTCTACGTTCGTCTTGTAGACGTCCTAGACGCGATCTTCGGTTTATGATACATCTCTAAACATCTAGAATGTTCGAAGTGCACGTGATTGCCGAATATACAGCAATTCGCGATTGATTAGCGACCGATTGGCCGGTTAATGCCCCTTTGATTTTCTTAAAAGACAGAGAATATTATCCATATGTATCATAAACCTAGACTTTCGACTGTCCTAGCAAAtcttaaatataaagaaaaaagaaaaaatgagaaGCATTGATTTAGCAATATCTCATGAtataaatgattaaataattatatatgtaatgaTTACTAAACATCTTACAAATTGTTCTTCCACCGATTATTGATATATCCGCTTAATAAAGGCAAActaatataaatgatataaataatttcaaaaagttttCAAAACCACAGTATTTTATACATTATCATActacatttcaatttaactTGTTAACAGATTATATCTAACAATATAAATTCGTGTACACATTATAAAAGCTATTCTACAGAATACTTAACTTTTACAGTATCTTTTTTTACATTAGTGCAATTTTCTTCGTCCCATTCTATATAGTCGAACGTAAGCGGAAACATTCTATCAGTGTATATTAAGccctgaaaaaaaaaaaacacaaatAATTGCATGACAATTTGTGATATCTACACAAGCATTTATCAATCAGTATATTATTACATCTCATTAACTcggtaataaaaaattatacttcATGGAGTTATTCCTGGACGAGTAAGACCACAGATTGCTAGATTAATACCTAACGGAGTTAACCTCATCTGGTTTTCCCCTTCACATGGTTGTCTTTGTTCTATCAGTCAAAAATCATGTCCGATCTTATTTGACAGACTTATTAGTTATTATAAATCTATCGAGTCCTAAGCAGCGCGATCGCGAAAAGTCCCAGCACATTTGAGCGCTACGGACCGCTGTCggtattttctatttcattgttatcttctcaataatttttattgaacaaaacttgaaatatttataaactaatagtatgcatatataataatacagatgtatttcataaaataacaaatatgacGAGCGCTATTTCGCCGCTTGCTTCTCTTCGCAATCGATTAAGACAAGCGCTATCGCGCTGTTCGGCATTTTTCGACTCTGTTTTTTCAAAGACCGCTGCGACTCAAACGGCTAttctaaatttatttacaaccATGAGAACATCAACATAGACGAAACAAGAATTCTCATGCTGTTCATATATAAAAGACTGCTCTATAGAATGATtttgcaaaaagaaaaaaagagaccATTTATAATTCAAATGGGGGCATTCCATGttctaacaaataaaatacataataaatttaGTGATTGTTCTTAACATTGTCCTTAAGTATATCTACATTTTTCGATACATTACACTACAGGGGAACAGCAAAAAAATATCCTAttttgaacaaaaaaaaaataataataaagagaaTTTATATTAGATTAGAAAGTACTAGTAATTAAGTTATCCAGAATGAAACAgttctataattatataacTAAAGACCATTATACATATCTTACATCATTAATAAGAAAAGCTATTAAAGCTAACATATTTATTGTAAGATGGTTGAAAAAATAgacaatatattaaataaaaactataatgaataggaaaaattatttaaaaacttaATGCAGATGTTTAAgtaatttaacaaaaattacttCTTCATAGTTTTACCACTTtacgattaaattaaatattaaaagtgagaagttatatattaatagaaaagaatatttattttttggaTAGATCTTTACAGAAAAAGATAACTTGAGAAAATGTGCAAATTCTAAAACGCGTTTTCTTCGGAAAGTATAGATAACAATTGAAATAATAAGTGACAGAAAGCAAACTGACGAAAAAAGTGGTAACTTACTTTTAAATGATCCATTTCGTGGTGAGCGATCCTAGCTAACCAACCATTTGCTTTCCAACAAAATGGTTTTCCAAATCGATCAAGTGCTTTGatctgaatttctttcggCCTTGGTACTTCTGCATGAAAATGCTCGACGCTTCCGCatgtttcataaaatatcAGTTCTTCGGGATTTATTATCTGCATTTCTGGATTAATGAAATATGTCAACGGAAAAGGATGAATTTGACAATGTGATCGTACGATTGGATGAATCTCTTTCACATAGTCTTCCGTTACTTCGATAGCAAATACTTGCCAGGATAAACCGATTTGTGGGGCCGCTAATCCTACTGTATCagattttttcaatattttatataaatgatCGAGTACCtatagtaaataaataaacatacGTCATCGTCGTAAAATGGATTGCAACATAGAAAGAACAactttgttatattattataatatttttttgatAACTTCTCTACATGTAGTTATATTTTCACAAGAAAAAGTATCTCACAGAGTACACAGAGGTACATATTAGGGAGAGGTAATTTCCTCTTTGATATCACTTTGgtatactaataataatattatagtttAGTATACTAATAAGTTTAgctatatatttttctgatatttttcttttattaaaaaacataaataaacaagttaaaattaatttgaaatactTTATTGATTTGTAACAGGAAGAAATTagattattgtattattattagaatagctataacaattatttaaaaatataagaaacaaAACATACCTTTTGAAATTCTACCGTATGTATCTCTTTTGTGTCGACAGGTGACGCTTTCTGTCGCAAAATAGGATTACCAACTTGACAAATGTGATCATAAGGAGGTTTTGCAGTTTCGACTGTTTCtcgaaaatatatcgaaaGAAGTTGTTTAATGCTTCGAAAACTAAGAGAACGTAAATTACACTTCTGCACATTCTTCGCACATCTACTGATCAAACTGGAATATTTGAACATTGTAATGATTACTGTTTTACAGTATCTTTAAAATCGTTTAGGACAGTCAGTAGGTTATGCGTCCACAAAGGCTACAGATATGTTGGTACTGTCTTTAGCCAAAatcgcatatatatatatatatatatgtatgtatcgTATATATTCTGTTTCGGCGCGAAAATATGATACCAATTCGCCTTAGTTAGacacaaatattgtaaatatttctaagaattacaaaaataatcataaaatagttacaaaattgatataatagagaatttaataaattatttaatatgaCCACCTATTGCACAATATTATTTGCATATGATTATAGTGGTCGATTCTTTATTCTATTTAAAGTTacggaatatttaaaaaagagtattttttataaatctcAAAAGATATTATTCTTTCACATAATATATGATATCTGCTAATAATTGCTTTCTGTatatataatgatatttaattagtataaatgatatatgtatatgtattttattattacaatgtaACGATATGATGtatttttaacgtaatataacTTTCAATTTAACTACaatgtataaattatgttttatatgctgTCAACGTATTTTACGCTTATTACATAATATCTCGAGTGATTTCAAAATGACAACTATCATTATGTTACGCGTATGGGTGAAAAAAAACAAGAATATCAACATACTAATTTAAAGATATTCCATAACCTGTGTGATTAAACATTTCTTAATGTACTTATTGGATACGTTTGTGctgtaatattttacattatttgtactaatattttgtattttattattaatttgtacAAAATAGATAATAAACAGCCAAAATGGtaatcattatttatatatgattTTACAGTAAAGCTACAACTAACATATATATACCTTTTTTTGTTAGATAAAAAGTGGTACATTAAAACTAAATTGCGTAGCTGGTAATTCAATTAATAAACTTAGGTATTTATCAGCACAAGGTTCTGGTACAGGTAAGGACATGGGTTTAAAATTTGACAATCACAATCCAAAGCCTATTATATTACCACCTGAAACAATGCCATCGACACCATATCCAACTCCTGTGGTAGAAATACCAggttttttaaaaagaaatctaTTTTAACTATAATTATAATGAAAGATCAAGTCGTTATTAAATTCTACGTAATAGAAGTTTATTTAGTTGACAATACTTCTacggttgaaaatagaatagacgtatgaattaaatattgataataaattaatttatgaattacatatattattacttAACTTAGGCCCTATAGTTGAACCTACACTTCCTCAGTCGATACCTCAACCTCAACCTCAACCAGATTCTAAACCACCTACTGAAATTCCAATGCCTAATAAAACTACAATTGCAGCCAAGAAAGTACAACAAAACATAGAAGATGATGTCTTGTTTGaagatgtatgtatatttataattataaaataaaccaAGCAAGTGTaaagattaaatatttattataaatatctttcACATTGAAATAAGGTGGGAAACAAAGGTGTTATCATATTAAATCGTCCAAAAGCACTGAATGCCTTAAATTTGTCAATGGTTGAAAAAATATACCCGGTACTTAAAAAATGGGAATCATCTAAAAGATTAGTGATAATAGAAGGTGCGGGAGAGAAAGCATTTTGTGCAGGTGGTGATGTGAAATCTATCGTTAATACATTAAGAGAAACTGAGAATAAAATCTTAGGTGAAACATTTTTCAGAAAGGAGTATACGtatgttataaaataactTAAACAATACATTCTCATATACtttacaaattaataaaattatttaaataattaaatttttcatttgttaaatataGTTTAAATTACCTCATTGGTAGATATAAAATACCATATGTGGCTACAATAGATGGAATAACTATGGGTGGCGGTGTTGGATTATCTGTTCACGGTAAATATCGGATTGCAACAGAGAAAACATTATTTGCAATGCCAGAAACAGCAATTGGATTATTTCCTGATGTTGGTGGGACTTTTTTTTTACCTAGGTTGAAAGGTAAATTGGGTCTTTATCTTGGATTAACTGGAGATCGATTAAAAGGTAtgagaaattattaaatctaGTAATTGGCATATTAAGAGCTTTCTCATAGCTGTGTATCATGTTGAAAGGCATTGATGTAGTACTTGCTGGCATTGCGACGCATTTCATTCCTTCCGAAAAGTTACCATATTTAAAACAAGATCTATTAACAACTGAACAATCTGATGTTAAGGAAGTCTTAAACAAGTATCAATGTATAAAATTCAATCAAGAATTCAGTTTAGCACCatatatgaataaaattgATACATATTTTGCTGCATCATCTGTAGAAGAAATAATACAAAGGTAAAATGATTCTAACAATGATTAAGCTATGTAggattgtaatttattactttaataTGTACTTAAtgcttattttattttaatgaagATTAAAAGAGGATAATTCAGAATGGGCCAAAAATACAttgaaaatgttattaaaagCATCTCCTACTTCTCTAAAAGTCACTATGCGTGCTATTCAAAGAGGGAGCACATTAAATCTGTCAGACTGtttaaaaatggaatataGATTAGCGTGTACTGCTTTGAGTAGAACAAGCGATTTTTGTGAAGGTGCGTATAAGTGCATGTTTATTTATAAGTGTATACTCTTTCCTTCAAAACAATTGTACTTCGTGCAAATATAGAAAAcctatttatattattattattattaatattattattatcgttatcatCATCGtcttcatcatcatcatcatcatcatcatcatcattatcatcCTCACTGTTATTACAGGTGTAAGAGCTCTTTTAATCGATAAAGATCAGAAACCAATATGGAATCCTAACAGTTTAAAAGAAGTAACAGATGCTTATGTAGATCAACAATTTACAAAACttttagaagaaaaagaattgcaGCTTTAAAACTGATCAGAATATTAAGGAAATGGCACAATAaacgaatattatataaaatataactcgcacgcgcgcgcgcgcgcgcacacacacacacacacacacacagacagacagacagacagacagacagacagacagcaGACACAAAGTACACATTATGTATGAAAAATaatgaacaaaatatataagtgtttataattattatgttaatatatacaaattttatttccaaatacttttctaattttttgttaaTCAAGTTTGCACaaacatttatataattaaggacaatttgtgattttttacaagattttattaatatctcAAAAAATTGCTACCAAAATGTAACTACTACAATATTGATAGTTCTGTAATGAAACGTATGTGCTTCCACCCTTTTTATAATTCGtacttgtattttatttaaaaaagaaaaaaagaaagtgatttttaaaaaggagaaatgACAGTGTATTAAGCAAGCAAGATGTATCACTTCCTGCTTTATTCATATCTTTACTTttgaagtaaaaaagaaaaaccaaACCAAATACATTTAcaacattataatttttaattttgagaaatttgCTTCAGATATTTTCAATGTAATTAGAAcatttacattataaaaagtaattttaagaAACACTTAAAATCCTTAAATagtttattactttatttatcaaaatgtttatatcatttttattatgtcAAGTACTTCCATAATATAATTTgcaaaatgacaaaaattcaCAGAATTTGTatggaattaaaaaaatttatatagattGTAGGCTCCATgtattaaaatgaaagaaattagTTCTATCACGTTTGTCATATTGTATTTTGTGGATGTTTTTTTTAAAACTTATTTGCACTGTTCTGAATCTGTTTTATTGCAGTTTATATATTGATATTCCTTTCCTACTGCACAATTCACATAAAGGATAATACACTTCTGTAATAACATCCAATATGAATCAGAGGAAAGGGAAATGTAGTAAACTGCCACAAATCTGAGTATTTAAATCATTTTATGCATTCAGTCAATGTACTGAGCAAGCCAGCGGAAGCCTTCGCCATACCCTTGTCTTTTCAGTACTGAACACATAAATAATTCCAGTGGACGACCAGATATTTCACTGCGAGAAATTTTTCCCTAGAatttatatgtacattatgGATTATATGATTATACATGTCAAACAAATTGTAACTATCTACCTTTCCTGTTGTTTGACCATACAGGTTGAAGTAATTTCTAAGTTCATCCTCTGATGCTGCACCTGGTTTATCGATTTTATTACCTAGCACTAAAACTGGACATGCACTAAGTTGTTCATCTGTTAAAAGTGCATCAAATTCAGCTTTTGATTCTGGTAACCGTGATGTGTCACTTGCATCAACAAGGAACACTATGGCATCCACTGCAGGAAAATAGTCTTTCCAGACTCTTCGAGCTATAAAGGAAGAATGTCTCGTtgttttaacaaaaataatattgtacaatttaattaTAGCCAGCACTGAAACAAGTCAATTAATTATACCTTGAGGATGTCCTCCAAGATCGAATGTTGTGAACCTCATGTTTCCAATAGAAAGTTCTTCTGATGCTGAAGCATAAAAACATATGCGATACCATTATATAATGTACTATGAATAAATTTAATCACTGAATTGTaaagtataattaaaaaatattgagaCTGAATTGGCATAAATCAAAATTACTTAAAGATAAATATCTGGAATTAACTTTTTGtaagaaatttttgtattaagctataaattatatgtatattaagtAAAATTACATAAGAACAATTGTGTCGTATGTAAATTtttagatatacatgtatatataaattatcttGAATATTGATTACTTGGATGCAATGTAGGCACATGTTGAGCTAATCGATCATCTTTTAGCATGTGAAGTAATGTAGTTTTGCCTGCATTATCTAAACCAAGAAACAAGAGTTTACCACTCTTCTTCCAAAGACCTAAAAATTCAAAGCAAGAATTATACACAATACACAAACAAAAATCAATGTTAAAGATATTTAACGATCTAACAAAATTTGTATGTTTTTTTATTagggaaaaaaagaatataataaagtCAATTCACATGCATCTTTAGCATGActttataaatacaaatataaatataaatataaatataaatataaatataaatataaatataaatataatacaaatgtattatatacatagattaagatatatattaaaaatacatatacaaaattatGGAAATTACACTCACCAAGATAATTCAAAACACCTGCAAACCAGTCCCAAATGAACATATTTGTAGATATGAATGAATGTCAGCTCTACTATATACTAACTATCGAATGACTCTGCAACAATGACGAGTTGACAAGATTATTATGTGTAAGTAATTGCGGTTATAATAGAAGCCACCTATTAGATTCATTACAGCCTTGATACAACTCAAGATATATCTAAATTATAAGAAAAGCTCTACTAaagtatataagtataaataataGTATCAACAACTGGTTATCTATGGTCAAACAAACATTAAATCATTACCGTTTATTACATCGAAATGAAGAATGGTATTTGGAATATAATCGGTGAACGATTACAGTTGAAATGCGATAGACTTACCAGATCTCGCCTACGAATAACAGTTTTATAATGTTTAGTTCACCACCACCAAATCGCAAAATTGCAAACGGGTCAGAAAAGCGTTCGCATGGTATAATTATGTAAAACTCGTTTCTTCGTCACTGGACTAACGTACCctatatgaaatatatgaaGCTGCAAAAGACGGAGAAAAAGTGTTTTTCTTGCTATACAAAGCACAACTTTAACGAGCCTAGTTGGCTGGCAGTTGGCACTGATGACGTCTACTTCCGTCTGCCATATTGTCAAAATAGTGCTGTTTCATAAATGCACTAgattaattatttcgaattttattccatttttcAAGTTATCATTTTGCATATGTATGATGACAAAAGTTATATCTGTTTAGTTTTTCTTAAACCAATTTACTATATTCTGTGATTGCAACGAAGGATTATGAAAACATTTTGACGttacagaaagaaagaaatagaatttttatgtaCAACGAGTATTTACATTATAgttataaaagatatacaatatatatagtaaCTTAAACAGGTTATCAACAATATCGtttagtttttattattttatttatatcggGTGTTTAGAAACATAATATCCCtagtatgtattttatttggtAATTGTCTTAACCTATTTAAGCTTGTTTTATGTACAATCACGACAATGTTAGCAAGtaagttatttttaatttgtatatattttcaaaacatGGTTGTCTTAATAAACctatataatacatttcacGAAGCGTatcagaaaattatatatgatACATAGAATTTTGTCTATAACCTGGAATGTACTTTTCGGATATGGATATATAGttattggttttatttttgaataattttaactAATATCTGCAGGTTGGTTGATAAACAGTTTCCGTAGTATATATAACCATAATGCTGGATACAATATAGGTTCATACATGTTTATGCAAAGTCGCGATTATGCAGCTAGGAAAGGAACGAGAGAAAGGAGGAGGTTAAAGcttagaaagaagaaagttaAGGCAGTAGTTGAGAAAGTGGGATTTATTCCACATAAACAGCGTAAGAAGGAGTGAGTAATTTGTAGTTTCGAGTTTATTGTCATAGTATATATTGTTACAATGTATAGAGTACCTTGATAATTTAACAGTACGAAGGTGGAAGTTTGTCCACTTACTACCATCAATGAAAGTTGGAAATGGAAAGCAGTCGATGATGTGTACCTAGTAAAATACCATCAGCAGCCGGTGTATTCATTAAAAGAAGCTATAGAAAATCACCGTGAAACACATCATCCAACTATGTTTAATAAGCCTAATGCAGTTGTTAATgcatttatagaattaaatatgAGGGTAAAAAACgatgattaatatttttatgtagtTTTTATCATATGTCAAAGTAGGCAAAGAATACTTTTCTAATAGAagtgttttataaaatatactagCGTGAGAAGAAGAATAGGTTTCTTGATAGATTTACGAGAATCATTAATACACCACATATATTTACTTATGAGAAAAATAAGAGAACGGTATTAGCCTTTTGCAAGAATCTCCAAGAACAGGAGGATGCTAAAAATGCTGGAGCTGACTTAGTCGGTGGTGTTGAACTGATAAAAAGGATTCAAGTAAGTTGAAGCATTACACAGTAATGgtatataacattataaaatatgtataaatataaatgtaattattacAGAATGGGACATTTGCTTTCAAAGAATATGATTGTATCGTAGCTCACGCTGATATTTTAACCGACTTGTTATTAGTTAGGGGCTTGCTAAAAAAGAGATTTCCAAATTTGAGAACAGGTAAATAAACATAGTCATTAAACATAAGCGCTTGTttacaattattaaattttgaaatatcaaTAACTTAAATATTTCAGGTACTTTGGGTAATAATATGAGCCAATTAGTTAGAAAGTACAAAGATGGGATCGCATACACTGCAGAGCCTCATAATTCTTTCAAAGAATATGGTCAAATTAACGTGACTTTTGGTTTGGTAAATTCTTAACGTATAACATTGTACAAACCTTGATAAAGAATATGTATTTAACCtgtttgtttaattattagcTTAACATGAACACACAGGAATTGGAAGAAAACTTTTCCTCGCTAATTAATGACGTTGAATCGATGAGACCAAAACGCGATGGATTATTTATCGAGaggtacatatatgtatttaaattgGTAAATAATACACGAAACTTTCATGAGATAGCAAAGTAGCACAATAATGCAAACATTTAAAAACGTTGCAGAGTTCAAATTAGTAGTGAATTGTCTAaagaattgtttaaaattaactATCAAGATTACCTTGCAACAAGTAATAAAGAGGAAACAAAAGAGCAAGAACAAGATGAAACAGCAATTATTACTACGAATTAATTGTTTGATGTACcgcaaataaaattattcctAACTATAAATTAAGCGTTATATTATTGTTGTTTACCTATTCCccaaatatattatttgtgtgtgtgtgtgtgtgtgtgcgcgcacgCGTTTTTGTGTGTATGTACCTACATACATACaacatgtgtatatatatatatatatatatatatatatatatatatatatatatatatatatatatatatatggtacaattattttctacgaaatgtaatatcataaaattttcCATACATAGTGTACGTATATAGGTATATGTACATGTCCCacattattttactttaccgtgttaaaataaaaagatttgttCAGAACATTCTACATACACGTATTTAAGAGTATATTAAGTCTTAATTGATACGAATATATCGAATACAACATATTAAGATTTGAGGTTTAAATATTTCGGggatataatatgataatagactctatttatatataaatattcgtatataaatatattgatgTATGCAAGTAGAGAGCACGAATATGAAAGGATAAGACGAAGCGAAGTGAAGCAAAGGTAAAGAGAATGGAGAATGGTGAGCGATCGTGGTGGTGAATAGAGTGGAGGGGCAACGGCTTACCTACCTGCCCGGTTGAGAGCTCAGTCGGTGTCCGCCAGGTTGAAAATCCGTGACTTCTCCTCGTTTCGTACGTGACTTTTcccatttttattaaaacggCGCGAGAAAAGTCgaaaaaaaagatatgaaaTACAGCGAAACATATAGAGCTGACAACTACTCTTTATTCAATGCTGGTTAAAACGTCCGTTGATGAAATTGACGATGAACATCAGATTTTCTTAAATTAGCAGAAAGTCAGGAAGACGTTAGACAAGGCTTTTTCTGTGCAAACTCGATTACAGTGGATGTGAGTGCGCGCTTCGATACATGCGCGATCCCACGCGTGTCGCAAACaacgtgtgtgtgtgtttacATATGGTGATCTGTGTCGACTGTGTAACAACCAACAAGCAAGAATCGTGATTTTGGATTGCAGCAAATTCGTCGACGACCGATCAGTGTTACCGGCTATTTTATAGACATGCTTGGGTTCGACAGCAGACAGTAACACTAGGTGACACACCGGCGTATATAACACACGCATGAGCATACACTAGCGCACACAGTTATGgtaagtacatatatatactacTTATGAGAATGTGTCCAGTTGTCCAAGTACTGAAACTCTGTTCGACGTGATAGACGTTGTAGGATAAAATCATTGTTTCATTGAAATatctaatttaataaattttattatttatgtttaataatGCATTTAGCCGATTGTAAGAATCatgcatatattatatataatttattttcaaaactatatattttattcattttacgtatattacgcctgaaaagagaaaaatgctTTATTCTATACATAGCAGATGGTAGCAGCGTGCATTTGAAATGCGTTTTTTGTTTAGCTTTACAATAGGAAAGAAGAGGGAGGGAGAAGATTAAATAGAGTGAAATACaaagaaattgatatttttctataaaatatatcattctaaactgaaattgtattatatatatatatgtgtgtgtgtgtttgtgtgtgtgttaAATTGCAAAGTTGAAGCTACAATTCGGTGGTACGACTTTATCCGAGATGTATCGAAAAATAGTTAAATTTACGCATTGTTgtatcgaaaataaaaaaagggaACTCGTGTATATTCAGGTATAAAATCGCATCGTTCACATGCTCTTTTTTCACTTATCACAGGTAAAGTGTTAAAATTGAcgcaaagaataaaaagaagttgTGAGTGAGTTGGAATATTGAAGCTGGTGTAATGGAATATTTGAATTGAGATAGTTAAATCGTGAAAAATCCAATAGATTCATTGAATCG contains:
- the LOC126870598 gene encoding peptide deformylase, mitochondrial-like, which codes for MFKYSSLISRCAKNVQKCNLRSLSFRSIKQLLSIYFRETVETAKPPYDHICQVGNPILRQKASPVDTKEIHTVEFQKVLDHLYKILKKSDTVGLAAPQIGLSWQVFAIEVTEDYVKEIHPIVRSHCQIHPFPLTYFINPEMQIINPEELIFYETCGSVEHFHAEVPRPKEIQIKALDRFGKPFCWKANGWLARIAHHEMDHLKGLIYTDRMFPLTFDYIEWDEENCTNVKKDTVKVKYSVE